A genomic window from Flintibacter sp. KGMB00164 includes:
- a CDS encoding sigma-70 family RNA polymerase sigma factor, whose protein sequence is MDLWAWMERLGQDDHEALEHLLAHYDGMLRYIISGMLSDPQDQEDCLAQVRAKLWEGRHQYDREKASPTTWLTALCRNTAYDHLRAQHRRGFPEELDPRRPDPAPGPEEKVLQKERIQRLQEALDKLSARDRALFYRKYYYLQSTARIAAELGTTERAVEGKLYRIRKRLQTLLGGDAT, encoded by the coding sequence ATGGACCTATGGGCATGGATGGAGCGTCTGGGCCAGGACGACCACGAAGCCCTGGAACATCTGCTGGCCCACTACGACGGCATGCTGCGCTACATCATCAGCGGCATGCTCTCCGATCCCCAGGACCAGGAGGACTGCCTGGCCCAGGTCCGCGCCAAGCTGTGGGAGGGCCGTCACCAGTATGACCGGGAGAAGGCCAGCCCCACCACCTGGCTCACCGCCCTGTGCCGCAACACCGCCTACGACCATCTCCGCGCCCAGCACCGCCGCGGATTCCCGGAGGAGCTGGACCCCCGCCGTCCCGACCCGGCCCCCGGACCGGAGGAGAAGGTGCTTCAAAAGGAGCGGATCCAGCGTCTGCAGGAGGCACTGGACAAGCTGTCCGCCCGGGACCGCGCCCTCTTCTACCGCAAATATTACTACCTCCAGTCCACCGCCCGAATCGCCGCCGAGCTGGGCACCACGGAGCGAGCCGTGGAGGGGAAGCTCTACCGTATCCGCAAACGCCTGCAAACCTTGTTAGGAGGTGACGCCACATGA
- a CDS encoding Crp/Fnr family transcriptional regulator — translation MTELTAAERSLLSRCPLLLGGDEALVLRVAGSEDAWVQDFAAGEVLYQPHRFLRCLGVLLSGQVRVTNGALSVSTLEAGELFGAAALYNDAPDYATTLTAHTPCRAIFFPQATVDRLLGEEPLLRRNYLRYLSGRIRFLSGRLQSVTQSGSEGKLARYLLANAVDGPVNISATDLARQLGLSRASLYRAFDALEQADLIRRSGKTIEVPSLPALQSVL, via the coding sequence GTGACGGAGCTTACCGCGGCGGAGCGTTCCCTGCTGAGCCGCTGCCCCCTGCTTCTGGGTGGGGATGAGGCACTGGTGCTGCGCGTTGCCGGGTCGGAAGACGCCTGGGTCCAGGATTTTGCCGCTGGAGAGGTACTCTACCAGCCCCACCGGTTTCTCCGCTGTCTGGGGGTACTGCTCTCCGGGCAGGTCAGGGTGACCAATGGTGCGCTGTCAGTCAGCACCCTGGAGGCTGGAGAACTCTTCGGAGCCGCCGCTCTCTATAACGACGCCCCTGACTACGCCACGACTCTCACTGCTCACACCCCCTGCCGGGCTATTTTCTTTCCCCAGGCCACGGTGGACCGGCTGCTGGGGGAAGAACCTCTGCTGCGCCGCAACTACCTGCGCTATCTCTCCGGCCGCATCCGATTTCTCTCCGGGCGGCTCCAGTCGGTGACCCAGTCGGGATCGGAAGGCAAGCTGGCCCGCTATCTGCTGGCCAATGCCGTGGACGGTCCGGTCAACATCTCGGCCACCGATCTTGCCCGGCAGCTGGGACTCAGCCGCGCTTCCCTCTACCGGGCCTTTGACGCACTGGAACAGGCGGATCTCATCCGCCGCTCAGGGAAGACCATTGAAGTTCCCAGCCTCCCCGCCCTCCAGTCCGTCCTATAA
- a CDS encoding ABC transporter substrate-binding protein has protein sequence MKRKLSLLLCAALTLSLLAGCGPKNTGNGSASGSDSTSQSTSQNTEDRTQVDFMVLSGPTGVGAAKLLSDNDAGTTLNDYNAEVVTENGQIQTALTSGEVDIAAIATNVAANLAAQSDGSIQMLAVNTLGVLYILDKNVGVTSLADLSGKTIYATGKGANPEYILNYLLTQNGVDPTTDVTIEWLTAEEVSAKMISSDSAVCMLPVPAATALMAKDSAVKQAISLSDAWDELGNGSLAMGCVVARTEFIEENPQAVADFLTEYEASINYMKDEANVDTASELVAQYKITPSAAIAAAAIPQCNLTFASGQEMKDLVEGYFSVLFQANPASIGGGMPYDSFYYGVA, from the coding sequence ATGAAACGCAAACTCTCTCTGCTCCTGTGCGCTGCACTCACCCTGTCCCTGCTGGCAGGCTGCGGTCCTAAAAATACCGGCAACGGCTCCGCTTCCGGTTCGGACAGCACCTCCCAGTCCACTAGTCAGAACACCGAGGACCGCACCCAGGTAGACTTCATGGTCCTCTCCGGCCCCACCGGCGTGGGCGCGGCCAAGCTGCTCTCTGACAACGACGCGGGCACCACCCTCAACGACTACAATGCCGAGGTGGTCACCGAGAATGGCCAGATCCAGACTGCCCTCACCTCCGGCGAGGTGGACATCGCCGCCATCGCCACCAATGTGGCCGCCAATCTTGCCGCGCAAAGCGACGGCTCCATCCAGATGCTGGCGGTGAACACCTTGGGTGTGCTGTATATTCTGGACAAGAATGTAGGCGTCACCTCTCTGGCCGACCTGTCCGGCAAGACCATCTACGCCACCGGCAAGGGCGCCAATCCTGAGTACATTCTCAACTACCTGCTCACCCAGAACGGCGTGGACCCCACCACGGACGTGACCATTGAGTGGCTCACCGCCGAAGAGGTTTCCGCTAAAATGATCTCCTCCGACAGCGCCGTGTGTATGCTCCCCGTTCCCGCTGCCACCGCTCTGATGGCCAAGGACTCCGCGGTCAAGCAGGCCATCTCCCTGTCCGACGCCTGGGACGAGCTAGGCAACGGTTCCCTGGCCATGGGCTGCGTGGTGGCCCGCACCGAGTTCATCGAGGAGAATCCCCAGGCTGTGGCCGACTTCCTCACCGAGTATGAGGCCTCCATCAACTACATGAAGGATGAGGCCAATGTGGATACCGCCAGTGAACTGGTGGCCCAGTATAAGATCACTCCCTCCGCTGCCATTGCCGCTGCGGCCATTCCCCAGTGCAACCTCACCTTTGCCTCCGGTCAGGAGATGAAGGACCTGGTGGAGGGCTACTTCTCCGTTCTGTTCCAGGCCAATCCCGCCTCCATCGGCGGCGGAATGCCCTACGACAGCTTCTACTATGGCGTGGCGTAA
- a CDS encoding ABC transporter permease subunit, translating into MAALFAQKQKLGIFLPTPWTVVQTLAALCVTGEFWCAIALSLGRILAGMVLGTLLGALLAALTCACSWADLLFSPVIRMIRAVPVVSFILLVMLAVYRSTVPMVIVTLMVLPVVWSNVKQGIGQADRQLLELGRAYRFSRWKKVKLIYLPSIQPYFLSAVTTGMGLAWKSGVAAEVLCTPRQAIGTEVYNAKFYLEIPTLFAWTAVVVALSLTMEWLLAAAVRRWKGGASHAGH; encoded by the coding sequence TTGGCGGCCCTTTTTGCCCAGAAGCAGAAGCTGGGCATCTTCCTTCCCACCCCCTGGACCGTAGTCCAGACTCTGGCTGCGCTTTGCGTCACCGGCGAATTTTGGTGTGCCATTGCCCTGTCTCTGGGCCGCATCCTGGCCGGCATGGTGCTGGGCACTCTGCTGGGCGCTCTGCTGGCCGCTCTCACTTGTGCCTGCTCCTGGGCCGACCTTCTCTTCTCCCCTGTGATCCGCATGATCCGGGCCGTCCCGGTGGTATCCTTCATTCTCTTGGTCATGCTGGCGGTGTACCGCTCTACGGTACCCATGGTCATTGTCACCCTGATGGTGCTGCCGGTGGTGTGGAGTAACGTAAAGCAGGGTATTGGCCAGGCAGACCGGCAGCTTCTGGAGCTGGGACGGGCCTACCGCTTCTCCCGCTGGAAGAAGGTCAAGCTCATTTACCTCCCCTCCATCCAGCCCTATTTTCTCTCCGCCGTTACCACAGGCATGGGCCTGGCCTGGAAGTCCGGGGTAGCTGCCGAGGTGCTGTGTACCCCTCGCCAAGCCATCGGCACCGAGGTCTACAACGCCAAATTCTATCTGGAGATCCCCACGCTTTTTGCCTGGACCGCGGTGGTGGTGGCCCTGAGCCTGACCATGGAGTGGCTCCTGGCTGCCGCTGTGCGGCGCTGGAAAGGAGGTGCGTCCCATGCAGGTCACTGA
- a CDS encoding Fe-S-containing hydro-lyase — translation MQYKLTTPVTREDLAPLRAGDTVLLSGVVYTARDAAHKRLMERLDAGEPLPFLLEGSAIYYVGPTPEKPGQVIGSAGPTTSGRMDAYSPRLLDLGQSIMIGKGKRNQAVKDAVVRNGAVYLAALGGAGALMAGSVKELEVICWEDLGCEAVRRLEVKDFPLTVILDSQGGDLYESGPAAYLASLEAKEG, via the coding sequence ATGCAATATAAACTGACCACTCCCGTCACCCGGGAGGATCTGGCTCCCCTGCGGGCCGGAGATACGGTTCTGCTCTCCGGGGTAGTATACACCGCCCGGGACGCCGCTCACAAGCGGCTCATGGAGCGGCTGGACGCCGGGGAGCCCCTGCCCTTCCTTCTGGAGGGCAGCGCCATCTATTACGTAGGTCCCACCCCGGAGAAACCCGGGCAGGTCATCGGCTCCGCCGGTCCCACCACCAGCGGACGGATGGACGCCTACTCCCCCCGGCTTCTGGATCTGGGCCAGTCCATCATGATCGGCAAGGGCAAGCGCAACCAGGCGGTCAAAGATGCAGTGGTACGCAACGGTGCGGTGTATCTGGCTGCCCTGGGCGGCGCGGGTGCCCTGATGGCGGGGAGCGTCAAAGAGCTGGAGGTCATCTGCTGGGAGGATCTGGGCTGTGAGGCCGTCCGCCGTTTGGAGGTAAAGGATTTTCCCCTTACGGTAATTCTGGATTCCCAGGGCGGCGACCTCTACGAGAGCGGTCCGGCGGCATACCTAGCTTCCCTTGAGGCAAAGGAGGGGTAA
- a CDS encoding 4Fe-4S binding protein, protein MSENKIPQSEITRVKGLGFLWDKRTTDRFNGRVITRNGKITAEECAVVAEAAKKFGSGEIAMTTRLTMEIQGVPFENIEPLRQYLKEQAGLETGGTGAKVRPVVSCKGTTCQYGLIDTYALSQKIHERFFVGYNQVKLPHKFKIAVGGCPNNCVKPDLNDVGIVGQRIPLVHPELCKGCKMCEKECPMHVAKVVEGKATIDPNTCNHCGRCIRKCPFHAIEAQTTGYQVYLGGRWGKRTAMGRCLDVIFTSEEEVLNMVEKCMLLFKAYGEPKERFADTVTRLGFDEVKKMLMSDELLERKDEILAQ, encoded by the coding sequence ATGAGTGAAAACAAGATTCCGCAGAGTGAGATCACCCGGGTCAAGGGCCTGGGCTTTTTGTGGGACAAGCGGACTACCGACCGCTTTAATGGCCGGGTTATCACCCGCAACGGAAAGATTACAGCCGAGGAGTGCGCGGTGGTAGCTGAGGCCGCCAAGAAGTTCGGCAGCGGCGAGATCGCCATGACCACCCGCCTGACTATGGAGATCCAGGGTGTTCCCTTTGAGAACATCGAGCCCCTGCGTCAGTATCTGAAGGAGCAGGCCGGTCTGGAGACCGGCGGTACCGGCGCCAAGGTGCGCCCGGTAGTCTCCTGTAAGGGTACCACCTGCCAGTACGGCCTCATTGACACCTACGCTCTGTCCCAAAAGATCCATGAGCGTTTCTTTGTGGGTTACAATCAGGTGAAGCTGCCCCACAAGTTCAAGATCGCTGTGGGCGGCTGTCCCAACAACTGCGTCAAGCCCGACCTGAACGACGTGGGCATCGTGGGTCAGCGGATCCCCCTGGTTCACCCTGAGCTGTGTAAGGGCTGTAAGATGTGCGAGAAGGAGTGCCCCATGCACGTGGCCAAGGTCGTGGAGGGCAAGGCTACCATCGACCCCAACACCTGCAACCACTGCGGCCGCTGCATCCGCAAGTGCCCCTTCCACGCCATTGAGGCCCAGACCACCGGTTATCAGGTCTATCTGGGCGGCCGCTGGGGCAAGCGCACCGCTATGGGCCGCTGCCTGGATGTGATCTTCACCAGCGAGGAAGAAGTGCTGAACATGGTGGAGAAGTGCATGCTGCTCTTCAAGGCCTACGGCGAGCCCAAGGAGCGCTTTGCCGATACCGTCACCCGTCTGGGCTTTGACGAGGTCAAGAAGATGCTGATGTCCGATGAGCTGCTGGAGCGTAAGGACGAGATCCTGGCTCAGTAA
- a CDS encoding DUF554 domain-containing protein: protein MVGMGTIANVLAIVVGGCIGLLAKGGLKQSVQDSVIRSLGLATLFIGAGGALCGMLVISDGGLSTVSTRDTLFMILSLALGTLVGEFCDFDGKIERLGVWLKARADRKGGDNQFVQGFVTASLVVCIGAMAIVGSIQDGLSGDPSTLYTKSILDFLIVMIFASTYGKGAIFSALPVGVLQGTVTLCAGLLSPVFSQPVIDNLSFLGSMLIFCVGVNLCFGTKFKVANMLPALVFGAVFTAAGPLLPF from the coding sequence ATGGTGGGCATGGGTACCATCGCCAACGTGCTGGCCATCGTCGTGGGCGGCTGCATCGGCCTGCTGGCCAAAGGCGGGCTAAAGCAGTCTGTTCAGGACAGCGTCATCCGCTCCCTGGGGCTGGCCACTCTGTTTATTGGAGCAGGCGGAGCCCTGTGCGGGATGCTGGTGATTTCCGACGGAGGACTGTCCACCGTCAGCACCCGAGACACCCTGTTTATGATCCTCTCTCTGGCGCTGGGTACTCTGGTCGGCGAATTTTGTGATTTTGACGGCAAGATAGAGCGGCTGGGCGTGTGGCTGAAAGCCCGTGCCGACCGTAAGGGAGGCGACAACCAGTTTGTCCAGGGCTTTGTTACCGCCTCTCTGGTGGTATGCATCGGTGCCATGGCCATTGTGGGCTCTATCCAGGACGGCCTGTCCGGCGACCCCTCCACCCTGTACACCAAGTCCATTCTGGACTTTCTCATTGTGATGATTTTTGCCTCTACCTACGGCAAGGGGGCCATTTTCTCCGCCCTGCCGGTGGGAGTGCTCCAGGGGACAGTCACTCTGTGCGCCGGGCTCCTCTCTCCCGTGTTCAGCCAGCCTGTCATCGATAATCTATCCTTTCTGGGCAGCATGCTCATCTTCTGCGTGGGCGTCAACCTGTGCTTCGGCACCAAGTTCAAGGTGGCCAATATGCTGCCCGCTCTGGTCTTTGGTGCGGTGTTTACCGCCGCCGGACCGCTTCTCCCCTTTTAA
- a CDS encoding fumarate hydratase, giving the protein MRTIQAAAITEAVARLCIQANTYLPADIVAALDRQRKAEPWPLAKETLGLLWDNMKLAEETHMPVCQDTGMACVFVELGQDVHIEGDFEAAIHEGVRRGYGEGYLRKSIVGDPLHRVNTEDNTPAAITVRLVPGDRCTLTVAPKGFGSENMSRLGMLKPADGVEGVKNFVIETVRLAGSNPCPPIVLGIGIGGSFDKVAYLAKHALLRPIDQPNPDPYYAQLEQELLESVNALGVGPQGFGGQTTCLGLSIETAPTHVAGLPVAVNVSCHVTRRATEEL; this is encoded by the coding sequence ATGCGTACCATCCAAGCCGCCGCCATCACGGAAGCGGTGGCTCGCCTGTGCATCCAGGCCAACACCTACCTGCCCGCCGACATCGTTGCCGCTCTGGACCGGCAGCGCAAGGCCGAGCCCTGGCCTCTGGCCAAGGAGACCCTGGGTCTGTTGTGGGACAACATGAAGTTGGCCGAAGAGACCCACATGCCCGTCTGCCAGGACACCGGCATGGCCTGCGTATTTGTGGAGCTGGGCCAGGATGTGCACATTGAGGGCGACTTTGAGGCCGCCATTCACGAGGGCGTGCGCCGGGGCTACGGCGAAGGGTATCTCCGCAAGTCCATCGTGGGCGACCCCCTGCACCGGGTAAACACCGAGGACAATACCCCCGCTGCCATCACGGTCCGCCTGGTCCCTGGAGACCGGTGTACTCTCACTGTGGCCCCCAAGGGCTTCGGCAGCGAGAATATGAGCCGTCTCGGCATGCTCAAGCCCGCCGACGGCGTGGAGGGCGTAAAGAACTTTGTCATCGAGACCGTGCGTCTGGCCGGCTCCAACCCCTGCCCCCCCATCGTGCTGGGCATCGGCATCGGCGGCAGCTTTGACAAGGTAGCCTATCTGGCCAAGCACGCCTTGCTGCGTCCCATCGACCAGCCTAATCCCGACCCCTACTATGCCCAGCTGGAGCAGGAGCTGCTGGAGTCTGTCAACGCTCTGGGCGTCGGTCCTCAGGGTTTTGGCGGGCAGACCACCTGCCTGGGGCTGTCCATTGAGACTGCCCCCACCCATGTGGCCGGACTGCCGGTGGCCGTCAATGTGAGCTGTCATGTGACCCGTCGGGCCACGGAAGAGCTGTAA
- a CDS encoding DUF1847 domain-containing protein, whose protein sequence is MFTCAQCAIEACRSGQLDKMPKNCPMQDPAFFEQLLEEYFKPENHDFFVTSAVIEAAGYCRWPRLRETVEFAKRMGYTKLGLAFCAGLHKEAAIVDRILRQNGFEVSSVICKTGSIPKDRAGVPAEYRVRPGTYEVMCNPIAQAELLNKEGTQFNICLGLCVGHDSLFYKYSKALVTTLVAKDRATGNNPAAAIYCADGYFKSRLDLNNP, encoded by the coding sequence ATGTTCACCTGCGCCCAATGTGCCATCGAGGCCTGCCGTTCCGGACAGCTGGACAAGATGCCCAAGAACTGTCCTATGCAGGATCCGGCCTTTTTTGAGCAGCTTTTAGAGGAATACTTTAAGCCGGAGAACCACGATTTCTTTGTCACCAGCGCTGTCATCGAAGCGGCGGGCTACTGCCGCTGGCCCCGTCTGCGGGAGACGGTGGAGTTTGCCAAGCGGATGGGCTACACCAAGCTGGGCCTGGCCTTCTGCGCGGGACTTCATAAGGAGGCCGCCATTGTGGACCGCATCTTAAGACAGAACGGCTTTGAGGTCTCCTCGGTGATCTGCAAGACCGGTTCCATTCCCAAGGATCGTGCCGGAGTCCCGGCGGAGTACCGGGTACGCCCGGGCACCTATGAGGTGATGTGCAACCCCATCGCCCAGGCGGAGCTGCTCAACAAGGAGGGCACCCAGTTCAACATCTGCCTGGGCCTGTGCGTAGGCCACGACTCCCTCTTTTATAAATACTCCAAAGCCCTGGTCACCACCCTGGTGGCCAAGGACCGGGCCACAGGCAATAACCCCGCCGCCGCCATCTACTGCGCCGACGGATATTTCAAATCCCGGCTGGATCTCAACAACCCTTAA
- a CDS encoding DUF2974 domain-containing protein, translating into MGTIFDYLDWRGDIPFAQVPLNSVDALILSTLAYVHFQDLVPQRPGPGVPLAQAAQAFLSLPESSTEDRVRCDNDRKLLRALMDAPRFSGLTLTFHQDIFSPQQETQFAALAIRVSQAETFLAFRGTDSTLVGWKEDFNMSFLDTVPAQQAALDYLTAWGAHSPGPVILGGHSKGGNLAVYAAALASPTVRDRVKAVYNNDGPGFTKKVLTAPGYLELIPRIHSFVPQSSVVGMLLEHEDPYTVIKSRQLGIFQHDPYSWEVQGGGFVVVDQVTQGSRKLDQTVKTWLDALTPTDREVFLDGLYQALAGTQARSLDDLAQPKNLYTVFQGLTRLDEGTRTSIARTLGLLAKSAAGVLLDDDS; encoded by the coding sequence GTGGGAACCATCTTTGACTATCTGGACTGGCGGGGAGACATCCCCTTTGCCCAAGTTCCTTTGAACTCGGTGGACGCGCTGATTTTATCTACCCTGGCCTACGTTCATTTTCAGGACCTGGTCCCCCAGCGGCCCGGTCCCGGTGTGCCTTTGGCCCAGGCCGCCCAGGCTTTTCTCTCCCTTCCGGAATCTTCTACGGAGGATCGGGTACGGTGTGACAACGACCGCAAGCTCCTCCGCGCCCTGATGGACGCTCCCCGGTTTTCCGGGCTGACGCTCACCTTCCACCAGGATATCTTCTCCCCCCAGCAGGAGACTCAGTTTGCCGCGCTGGCCATCCGCGTGAGCCAGGCAGAGACCTTTCTGGCCTTCCGTGGTACCGACTCCACCCTGGTAGGCTGGAAAGAGGACTTCAACATGAGCTTTCTGGACACCGTTCCCGCTCAGCAGGCTGCGCTGGACTACCTCACCGCCTGGGGCGCCCACAGCCCCGGTCCTGTTATTCTGGGCGGCCATTCCAAGGGCGGTAATCTGGCTGTCTACGCTGCCGCCCTGGCCTCCCCCACGGTACGGGACCGGGTCAAAGCGGTGTACAACAACGACGGCCCCGGATTTACCAAAAAGGTGCTCACTGCGCCCGGCTATCTGGAACTCATCCCCCGTATCCACTCCTTTGTTCCCCAGTCCTCGGTGGTGGGGATGCTGCTGGAGCATGAGGACCCCTACACCGTCATCAAGAGCCGCCAGCTTGGCATTTTCCAGCACGATCCCTACTCCTGGGAGGTACAGGGCGGCGGCTTTGTGGTGGTGGATCAGGTAACGCAGGGCAGCCGAAAACTGGACCAGACGGTAAAAACCTGGCTGGACGCCCTCACTCCAACGGACCGGGAAGTTTTCCTGGACGGCCTGTATCAGGCTCTGGCGGGCACCCAGGCCCGCTCCCTGGATGACCTGGCCCAGCCCAAAAATCTGTACACCGTCTTTCAGGGCCTCACCCGCCTGGACGAGGGCACCCGCACCAGCATCGCCCGCACGCTGGGACTGCTGGCCAAATCCGCCGCAGGCGTGCTATTGGACGACGATTCCTGA
- a CDS encoding chromate transporter, with translation MNILTQLFFAFIQVGMFSVGGGYAAIPLIQNQIVDIHGLMTLAEFTDLITIAEMTPGPISINSATFVGMRLAGIPGVLLCTLGCIIPSFCICLALAHFYYKYRSFSGVQTVLSALRPAVVALIASAGLSILLLGVFQSDLAHVALSNFRWIEAVIFAGALFILRKFRPSAIAVIFGSGVVGTAAYLLLGLA, from the coding sequence ATGAACATCCTTACGCAGTTGTTCTTCGCCTTCATTCAAGTAGGCATGTTCAGTGTGGGCGGCGGCTATGCCGCCATCCCCCTCATCCAGAACCAGATCGTGGACATCCACGGCCTGATGACCCTGGCTGAGTTTACCGACCTCATCACCATCGCGGAGATGACCCCCGGTCCCATCTCCATCAACTCCGCCACCTTCGTAGGCATGCGCCTGGCAGGCATCCCCGGCGTGCTGCTGTGCACCCTGGGCTGCATCATCCCCTCCTTCTGCATCTGCCTGGCTCTGGCCCACTTCTATTACAAGTACCGCAGCTTCAGCGGCGTGCAGACCGTTCTGTCCGCCCTGCGCCCCGCGGTGGTCGCCCTTATCGCCTCCGCCGGACTGTCCATCCTGCTGCTGGGTGTGTTCCAGTCCGACCTGGCCCACGTGGCTCTCTCCAATTTCCGCTGGATCGAGGCCGTGATCTTTGCGGGCGCCCTGTTTATCCTGCGCAAGTTCCGCCCCAGCGCCATCGCCGTCATCTTCGGCTCTGGCGTGGTAGGCACCGCAGCCTATCTGCTGCTGGGCCTGGCGTGA
- a CDS encoding chromate transporter: MKTKENPARMLWQLFKATFLLSAFTFGGGFVIVSLMKKKFVEDLQWLEEEEMLDITAIAQSSPGPIPINASVILGYRMYGVIGSLVAILGTALPPMIIISVISVFYTQFRSNRIIAIALQVMRAGVAAVIFDVVINLAKNVIATKRTLYILLMATAFVGKVILGVDAMIVILCCLVVGLVDLAMELRSNRKVVA; encoded by the coding sequence ATGAAAACGAAAGAGAACCCGGCACGGATGCTGTGGCAGCTGTTTAAGGCCACCTTCCTGCTCAGCGCTTTCACCTTCGGCGGCGGCTTTGTCATCGTATCCCTGATGAAGAAGAAATTCGTGGAAGATCTTCAGTGGCTGGAGGAGGAGGAGATGCTGGACATCACCGCTATCGCCCAGTCCTCTCCCGGTCCTATTCCTATCAACGCCTCGGTGATCCTCGGGTACCGGATGTACGGAGTGATCGGCTCCCTGGTTGCCATCCTGGGCACTGCCCTCCCCCCCATGATCATCATCTCGGTCATCTCTGTTTTCTACACCCAGTTCCGCTCCAACCGCATTATCGCCATCGCTCTGCAGGTCATGCGGGCCGGTGTGGCGGCGGTCATCTTCGACGTTGTCATCAACCTGGCCAAGAACGTGATCGCCACCAAGCGTACCCTCTACATTCTCCTCATGGCCACCGCTTTTGTGGGTAAGGTCATCCTGGGCGTGGACGCCATGATCGTGATCCTGTGCTGCCTGGTAGTCGGCCTGGTGGATCTGGCCATGGAGCTGCGCAGCAATCGAAAGGTGGTGGCGTAA
- a CDS encoding LysR family transcriptional regulator, with the protein MLDFRMDTFLAVCQYMNYTRAAEALNITQPAVSQHIRWLEEQYEAPLFTYANKRLSLTREGELLRSMALTVKHDEQMLRRRLHDPGPGAHRLVFGVTPTVGMSLIPEPLARYHRLYPDAPISMRVSNTERLCAALDQGELDFAIVEGYFCKSDYDSLLYRREPYLAVCGTEYQFEREPKVLSDLLGETLVVREPGSGNREIIRRALSRENRSVEDFRSVIQVSDMNVLKKLLLLGCGVGFLYQAAAQPQLGQGLLRAIPLEDFQESHDITFLWRKGSVFAQRYRQLFELLSPQDIEGESCAAGD; encoded by the coding sequence ATGCTGGATTTTCGAATGGATACTTTTCTGGCTGTGTGCCAATATATGAACTATACCCGGGCTGCCGAAGCGTTGAACATCACCCAGCCTGCCGTCTCCCAGCATATCCGCTGGCTGGAGGAGCAGTATGAGGCGCCGCTGTTCACCTATGCCAACAAGCGCCTCTCCCTGACCCGGGAAGGAGAGCTGCTGCGGAGCATGGCGCTGACGGTAAAGCATGATGAGCAGATGCTGCGCCGCCGCCTTCACGATCCAGGACCTGGAGCCCACCGCCTGGTTTTCGGCGTGACGCCTACCGTAGGTATGTCGCTGATCCCGGAGCCGCTGGCCCGGTATCACAGGCTGTATCCCGACGCGCCCATCTCCATGCGGGTGTCCAATACAGAACGTCTGTGCGCTGCCCTGGACCAGGGAGAGCTGGATTTTGCCATCGTGGAGGGCTATTTCTGCAAAAGCGACTACGACTCTCTCCTCTACCGCCGGGAACCCTATCTGGCAGTGTGCGGGACAGAGTATCAGTTTGAGCGGGAGCCTAAAGTGCTCTCCGACCTTCTGGGGGAGACTCTGGTGGTGCGGGAGCCGGGTTCCGGCAACCGGGAGATCATCCGCCGGGCGCTGAGTCGGGAGAACCGGTCGGTGGAGGATTTTCGCAGTGTCATTCAGGTCAGCGACATGAATGTATTGAAAAAACTGCTGCTGCTGGGCTGCGGGGTGGGATTTCTCTATCAGGCTGCGGCTCAGCCTCAGCTGGGACAGGGACTTTTGCGGGCTATTCCCTTGGAGGATTTTCAGGAGAGCCATGATATCACCTTCCTGTGGCGCAAAGGCAGCGTCTTCGCCCAGAGGTACCGGCAGCTGTTTGAACTGCTCTCTCCCCAGGACATAGAGGGAGAATCGTGTGCAGCAGGTGATTGA
- a CDS encoding ATP-binding cassette domain-containing protein, which yields MQVTDLTLSFGEKQVLDRFSLKIPQGVTVLSGPSGCGKTTLLRVIAGLEHPQSGQVEGITPAETAFLFQEDRLFPWRTVEQHLTDILPRSRWDEVPRWIALAELEGEEYRRPAALSGGMRRRLALVRCLALGGKLYLLDEPFTGIDPERTKRLMTFLRELGTPVLLSSHETQVLSLADQVVQLDGYPLHIL from the coding sequence ATGCAGGTCACTGATTTGACCCTCTCTTTTGGGGAAAAGCAGGTGCTGGACCGCTTCTCCCTAAAAATTCCCCAGGGAGTGACGGTCCTCTCCGGCCCCTCCGGCTGTGGAAAGACCACCCTCCTGCGGGTCATTGCCGGATTGGAACATCCCCAAAGCGGACAGGTGGAGGGAATCACCCCAGCCGAGACCGCCTTTCTCTTTCAGGAGGACCGGCTTTTCCCTTGGCGCACGGTGGAGCAGCACCTCACCGACATACTGCCCCGCAGCCGCTGGGATGAGGTCCCCCGCTGGATTGCCCTGGCGGAGCTGGAGGGGGAGGAGTACCGCCGCCCCGCTGCTCTTTCCGGCGGGATGCGCCGCCGTCTGGCTCTGGTGCGCTGTCTGGCTCTGGGTGGAAAACTCTACCTGTTGGACGAGCCCTTCACCGGCATCGATCCGGAACGCACAAAGCGGCTGATGACCTTTCTGCGGGAGCTGGGCACACCGGTCCTGCTGTCCAGCCACGAGACTCAGGTACTTTCCCTGGCCGACCAGGTGGTGCAGCTGGACGGATATCCTTTGCATATTTTGTAG